In Candidatus Hydrogenedentota bacterium, the DNA window TTTGCCCGCATGGACGCATGGGAGTACCTGCCGGTGGCCTGCGGCCTCGCCGCCATCCTCGGCCACACCTTCTCCCTCTTCCTGTGGTTCCGGGGCGGCAAGGGCGTGGCCACCAGCACGGGTGTCTTTCTGGGGCTGGCCCCGGTACCCATGCTTGTGGGCGCGGGCGTTTTTGCCGTGGTCGTGGCCGCCACGCGCATGGTCAGCGCGGGCTCCATCGCCGCCGCGGCCGCCGTCGGCGCGTCCGTTTTTGCCGTGGACACCCCGGCGCCCGTGCGCGCGGTGACCCTGCTGGTGGCGGCGCTGGTGATTCTCAAGCACCGGGCAAACATCAGGCGCATCCTCAAGGGCGAGGAAAACCGGTTTTAATTCGGCCATGCAAGGTCCCGCACCATTCACCCGCCGCGATCTGCTGACCGCCACCCTCGCGGGCGCGGCGGCGTTTGCCGTTTATGCGGCCTGCCTGCCCCTGACCGTCACCGGCGAGGACAGCGGCGAGTTCATCACCGCCGCATGGGTTCTCGGCATTCCCCATCCTCCTGGCTATCCCCTGTGGTGCCTGCTGGCCCATGCCTTCACCTGGCTGCCCTTCGGGGAGGCCGCATGGCGGGTGGCCCTCATGTCCGCCGTTTTCGGCGCGGGAACGGTTTTTTTACTGGCGCTGCTGGTGCTGCTGCACACCCGGAACCACGCCGCCGCGTTCGCCGCCGCGTTCTTTTTCGCGCTTACCCCGGAATTCTGGGAACAGGCCACCATCCCCGAGATTTACACGCTCAACGCCTTTCTCTTCACGCTGTCCCTGATGCTGCTGTTTCTCTGGGAAAAGTCCCGGAGCAACCGCACCCTGGCGGTTTTCGCGGTGGTCTTCGGACTGGGCATGTCAACGCACAACACGTTTATCCTGCTTGCGCCCTGCTTCGCGGGTTTTGTCCTGTGGGCCGACATCCGGGAATACGATTTGTGGCCCGGCGCCCGGCGCTGGG includes these proteins:
- a CDS encoding DUF2723 domain-containing protein, which encodes MQGPAPFTRRDLLTATLAGAAAFAVYAACLPLTVTGEDSGEFITAAWVLGIPHPPGYPLWCLLAHAFTWLPFGEAAWRVALMSAVFGAGTVFLLALLVLLHTRNHAAAFAAAFFFALTPEFWEQATIPEIYTLNAFLFTLSLMLLFLWEKSRSNRTLAVFAVVFGLGMSTHNTFILLAPCFAGFVLWADIREYDLWPGARRWGGYALYALLSAVVCLAVFMYLPLRSAMNPPLDWGNPENWANFWRHVRRDHFEFMFYQYPRGVHRMLLQAGALWRLYREQGFLELDLVGLLILLWYRRGHALFLAACSFMVVAGFAFWQNFEITRDWIHVMSVFPIPAYLVAALCAGLTLDLFFRGPGAGRWFSVLMSAGFV
- the plsY gene encoding glycerol-3-phosphate 1-O-acyltransferase PlsY — translated: MSLPFVSLAVILSYTLGSVPTGLWLGLKLRGIDIREHGSKNIGATNTLRVLGKPLGAVTLLCDVLKGWVPVVVFARMDAWEYLPVACGLAAILGHTFSLFLWFRGGKGVATSTGVFLGLAPVPMLVGAGVFAVVVAATRMVSAGSIAAAAAVGASVFAVDTPAPVRAVTLLVAALVILKHRANIRRILKGEENRF